Proteins encoded within one genomic window of Dyadobacter chenhuakuii:
- the yihA gene encoding ribosome biogenesis GTP-binding protein YihA/YsxC — MKVQEARYVMSNSDYEKCPDPVLPEYAFIGRSNVGKSSLINMLTGKKSLAKTSQQPGKTQLINHYFINESWYLVDLPGYGYAKVSKVEREKWEKMIGDYLHNRENLICTFVLIDIRHSALAVDLEFMAGLGEAGIPFHIIFTKADKLKPNQAINQMEAYRQKLAEVWEEVPPMFITSAEKNEGRDPILEAIETYNQSFERTK; from the coding sequence ATGAAAGTTCAGGAAGCAAGATACGTAATGAGCAATTCGGATTATGAGAAATGTCCTGATCCCGTTTTGCCCGAATATGCTTTCATAGGGCGCTCAAATGTTGGAAAATCTTCGCTTATTAATATGCTGACCGGAAAGAAATCGCTTGCGAAAACTTCTCAGCAACCAGGTAAGACGCAGCTTATTAACCATTATTTTATCAACGAATCCTGGTATCTGGTGGATTTGCCGGGTTATGGTTATGCCAAAGTGAGCAAAGTTGAGCGTGAGAAATGGGAGAAAATGATCGGAGATTACCTGCACAACCGCGAGAATCTGATCTGCACATTCGTCCTGATCGATATCCGGCATAGCGCGCTGGCGGTGGACCTTGAATTTATGGCGGGGCTGGGCGAAGCCGGAATTCCGTTCCACATTATTTTTACAAAAGCCGACAAACTGAAACCCAACCAGGCGATAAATCAAATGGAGGCTTACAGGCAGAAACTGGCGGAAGTATGGGAGGAAGTGCCGCCTATGTTCATTACATCGGCAGAAAAAAACGAAGGCCGCGACCCGATTCTGGAGGCAATAGAAACTTATAATCAGTCGTTTGAAAGGACAAAGTAA
- a CDS encoding DUF5606 family protein: protein MSEKVESTGMDLLKEIANVSGKGGLFRILKPSRAGVIVESLDEKREKTLIGPTARVSVLKDVSIFTDGEEESAPLADVFLKIREEHGEEVTLQPKTASDKELIEFLNKILPDFDRSKVYVSDIKKIISWYNLLSKYTPELFVASTEEPGEEAQVEETSEVVAEDAPEQEKKSKK, encoded by the coding sequence ATGAGTGAAAAAGTAGAGTCAACAGGAATGGATTTGTTGAAAGAAATAGCAAATGTTTCAGGAAAAGGCGGATTGTTCCGTATTCTTAAGCCTAGCCGTGCAGGTGTGATCGTGGAAAGCCTGGATGAAAAGCGTGAAAAAACGCTGATCGGGCCAACTGCACGTGTTTCTGTTTTGAAAGACGTTTCTATTTTTACGGACGGTGAAGAAGAATCAGCTCCATTGGCAGACGTTTTTTTGAAAATCCGTGAAGAGCATGGCGAAGAAGTGACATTGCAGCCTAAAACTGCATCTGACAAAGAATTGATCGAGTTTTTGAACAAAATCCTTCCTGATTTCGACCGGTCAAAAGTTTATGTTTCAGACATTAAGAAAATCATTTCCTGGTATAATTTATTGTCAAAATATACGCCTGAACTGTTCGTTGCTTCCACTGAGGAACCTGGCGAAGAAGCGCAGGTAGAAGAAACTTCGGAAGTGGTTGCGGAAGACGCTCCTGAGCAGGAAAAGAAAAGCAAAAAATAA